One genomic window of Parasteatoda tepidariorum isolate YZ-2023 chromosome 9, CAS_Ptep_4.0, whole genome shotgun sequence includes the following:
- the LOC107451878 gene encoding isatin hydrolase: MGLEIFVICVIVTLSNAMPLSRRLVDMTHVFKDNTSGYPGMKEFKIDDLHNGTSEMIGGLWLQMEEYSSGTHIGTHMDAPSHFIKGGANIDDIPPTEFFGPAAVIDITSKSALDSDAEVTVEDLLLWESATGQNLNGTILLLNSGWGQKWNDRPAYYGNEENGATDLHFPGFSPVACQWLVENRSIKGIGTDTLSLDKGSTTSEFLSHVTVLGNGIFVLENVANVDKIPIYGSMLYVFPMKIGKASGAPTRIVASIPEVIYELPSE; the protein is encoded by the exons ATGGGTCtggaaatatttgtaatttgtgTAATTGTCACCTTATCAAATGCCATGCCTTTATCCAGACGATTAGTAGATATGACACATGTTTTCAAAGATAACACTTCCGGTTATCCTGgcatgaaagaatttaaaattgatgatttGCATAATGGAACATCAGAAATGATTGGTGGTCTTTG GTTGCAGATGGAAGAATATTCATCTGGTACACACATCGGCACTCACATGGACGCTCCTTCCCATTTCATCAAGGGAGGAGCAAACATCGATGATATTCCACCTACCGAATTCTTTGGTCCAGCTGCTGTCATAGACATAACATCCAAATCAGCTCTAGATTCAGATGCGGAAGTTACCGTTGAGGACCTTCTTTTGTGGGAATCTGCTACGGGACAAAACCTGAATGGTACAATTCTATTGCTCAACTCAGGTTGGGGGCAAAAATGGAACGATCGGCCTGCGTACTATGGTAATGAAGAAAATGGTGCCACGGACCTTCATTTTCCTGGATTTTCTCCAGTTGCGTGTCAGTGGTTGGTTGAAAACCGTAGCATTAAAGGGATCGGTACAGATACGCTGTCTCTGGACAAAGGTTCAACCACTAGCGAGTTTCTATCTCATGTCACTGTGCTAGGAAAtggaatttttgttttggaaaatgTAGCCAATGTCGACAAAATTCCAATTTATGGATCAATGCTGTACGTGTTTCCAATGAAAATCGGCAAGGCAAGTGGTGCGCCAACACGGATTGTGGCTTCCATACCAGAAGTAATTTATGAATTGCCTAGTGAATaa
- the LOC107446946 gene encoding zinc finger protein 346, which translates to METNGETSSKENGALNTKRGSVPDSTIGSVLETEVLTSDSESSDFDREYTCDVCDKNFSGLKSLKQHEKSGKHLKALRKEKLKKDLEEDENEDSADEDFSLDRNQIYKECEICSKEFNGPESYRLHIRSKRHKRKVASSKILEKTKEGGKVNVDKLKQIIKMNSSAQAASDESDSSEADDDTTADIIECEDCDKVFSGLEPFRDHMSSKTHKKTVKQRKMIQKLASFDPENAIEIVDGDLRCKLCRTSFTGPENALAHLKSKGHSEWLEFKRWKKERKNSERQESELVPEASSSAKPTGNSSSGSSKKTFEITDGNETTELETAKGNEENKNLAAEARISYKKYKESSI; encoded by the coding sequence ATGGAGACAAACGGCGAAACATCGTCTAAAGAAAATGGCGCCTTAAATACAAAAAGAGGTTCGGTTCCCGACTCAACGATTGGAAGTGTCTTAGAAACTGAAGTTTTAACCTCGGATTCAGAGAGCAGTGACTTTGATCGGGAATATACATGCGATGTTTGCGATAAAAACTTTTCTGGTCTCAAGTCACTTAAGCAGCATGAAAAAAGTGGGAAACATTTGAAAGCGTTGCGGAAGGAAAAGCTAAAGAAAGACCTAGAGGAGGATGAGAATGAGGATTCAGCCGATGAAGATTTCAGCTTAGATCGGAACCAGATCTACAAGGAATGTGAAATTTGCAGCAAAGAATTTAACGGACCGGAGTCTTACCGCCTTCACATACGAAGTAAGCGTCACAAACGAAAAGTGGCAAGCAGCAAGATATTGGAAAAGACAAAAGAGGGTGGGAAAGTTAATGTAGACAAGCTTAAAcagattataaaaatgaactcaagCGCCCAAGCAGCAAGTGATGAATCTGATTCATCAGAAGCTGATGATGATACTACTGCAGATATTATTGAATGCGAAGACTGCGACAAAGTATTCAGCGGCTTAGAACCATTTCGGGATCACATGTCCAGCAAAACACACAAAAAGACAGTCAAGCAGAGGAAGATGATACAGAAGTTGGCTTCTTTCGATCCTGAAAACGCAATAGAAATCGTAGATGGGGATTTAAGATGCAAACTTTGTCGTACGAGCTTTACTGGACCAGAAAATGCCTTAGCTCACTTAAAAAGCAAAGGTCATTCAGAAtggttagaatttaaaagatggaaaaaagAACGAAAGAATTCGGAGAGGCAAGAATCCGAATTAGTCCCTGAAGCCAGTTCTTCGGCAAAACCAACTGGGAACAGTTCCTCGGGGAGTAGTAAGAAGACGTTTGAAATTACTGACGGTAATGAAACAACAGAACTCGAAACAGCTAAAGgaaacgaagaaaataaaaacttagctgCAGAAGCACGaatatcttacaaaaaatataaggaaagtAGTATTTAA